The sequence GCCTGGCTGACCCCTCTTACGCACCTACAGGGTATCATATCGCCAATAACGAGCAAATTGGTCCTCCAGCCACCGCTTATACCGAGAGGGAATGGCTGGAAATAAAAAAGAAGTACGCTGAAGACCTGATTAGCATCTGGCAGAGGCATGCTCCCAACATGAACTGGGACAACATCATCGGCTGCGACTATAACACCCCGTACGACGCCTTACGGACGCTGAACAGGGCTCCCAACGGCAACATGAACATTTTAGATCATGACCCATGTCAGTTTTTCGAGAACAGGCCCATCCCCGAACTGGCGAACCACAGGACTCCAGTAAGGAACATCTATGCCACCGGGGCCGGCTGGCATATGCCCACCTCGGGGTCAAGCGAAGCCTACAACTGCTACAAAATTATCGCAAAGGATATGGGGCTGCCAAAGCCGTGGGAGGAGCCGGGTAAAGAGGAGCCCGATTCCCTGGTTGAGCAGGTGAATCTCCTCTTAAAAAAGATGCGTGATGAGTTAAAAACAAGCCATCATAGATAAAGTGTACCTTCGCTGTATTTAATGAAAGAGTAACCTATAACGGAAAGGGAAACGGCAGATATCAAATTTCTTAAAAGGAGGTAGCGATGCCCGATGAAACGTTTGATGCGGTAATAGTTGGAGGTGGAACTACAGCTCTATTCACTGCTATGTATCTGATGAAGTACGGCGGCATGAGCGTTGGTATATTCGAGAGGAGGCATGAGATTGGCGGCTGCATGGCCACCGAGGAGGCCGCTGCCCCGGGCTTTCGCGGTAACACCCATGCCACAATGATGTTTGACTGGTACCATCTGCCATTTTATCGCGATTTTCCCGAGTTCTGGGACTACGGGAATCAGCACGACCAGTATCTCTGCTCCGATGGCGCCACCTTCAGAAAGGACCAGACCTGCATCGCCATCTACAGCAGGAAACATGACCCTAGCCAGGAGCGCACGGCGAAGGAGATCGCCCGCTTCTCGGAGAGGGACGCCGAGCAGTGGCTTAAATTCTGGAATGTATGGACGAGCGATGAGGCACTGAGAGTGCAGATTGATCGGCTATTCATGCCGGCGGAGGATCGCGCGGCGCCCGAGACAATGGAGCGGCAACTAGCTTTGTATCCGAAACTGGTGGAAGCCGGTTTTACGCCAGACTCACTATACCTGGCAGCCAGCCACCTGCGCTCGATGAAGGAAATGTGGGAAAGCCCTGAACTGCAGTACTGTATTGCCAGAATTGTCCTTTCGGGGGCGTTCGATGTTAACCACACGGGGGTTGGGGCTGAAACCATAGGTTACGCTATGCAGTTGCCAGGCCTGGGTTTTTGCCGGGGGGGAACCCACCAGATAGCTCACGCTGCCCATAAGATACTGGTTGCCGGAGGAGTGAAGTTCTTCACCCACGCCGAGGTGGATAAGGTCATCATAGAGAATGGAACCGCAAAAGGCATCCGCCTCACCGACGGTACTGAAATCAAGGCAAGGAAGCTGGTATTGAGTACCTTGAACCCGCGGCAGCTTTGTTTCGACCTGATTGGTAGAGAGCATCTGGATGATAAAACGGCGCGTCGCGTGGAGCTGACTGAAGCAACCTTCGGCTGCCTTATGTGGTACAGCTTCGCCTGTCACGAGAGGCCTAAATACGAGGCGGCGGCGTTCAATCCCGATATAAATGAGACTTTCTGGCTCGGGTTGGCAGAAACTCCCGACCCCGATCACATTGCCAGGGAGACTTACTTCATGAAGCTGGGGCTATGGCCTCCGCCGGAGGACTTCTGTCCCACCGTCTGGTCTCACAGCATGGTTGACCCTTCCTACGCACCTAGGGGGAAATTCGTTTGCAATAACGAGCAGGTGGGACCTCCTGCCTCCGCCCATACGGAGAGGGAGTGGCTGAAGATAAAGAAGTGGTATGCCGAGGAGCTGATCAAACTGTGGTCGAAGCATGCCCCCAACATGAACTGGGACAATATCATCGGCTATGATCCTAACACCCCCTACGATAACCTGCGGATGAAGAACCTGGCGCCCAACGGGGCCATGTCAGGGGATGACCGCCCGACCTACCAATCTTTTGAAAATAGGCCTACCCCCGAGCTGGCTAACCACAGGACACCGATAAAGAACCTCTATTGTACCGGTGGATCCTGGTGGGTGGGAACAAACATAGGCGGATCCGAGTCCTACAACTGCTACAGGATCATCGCCAAGGACCTGAATCTGGGCAAGCCGTGGGAGGAGAAAGGTAAAGAGGATCCGGATTCCCTGGTTGAGCAGATGTGGATTCAAGATAAGAAGAAGCGGGACACATTCAAGAGGGATGACCTCAAGAGCACATCATAGAGAAGGCACACCTTCTCACCAATCAGTGAAATCGTAACCTATGAAGGAGGGGAAATGGAAGCAAATTACGATGTAATAATCATCGGCGGTGGACCTAACGGGCTGACAACCGCCTGCTATCTGAGCAAGGCGGGACTGAAGGTACTGCTGCTGGAGAAGAGGTATGAGCTTGGCGGCGGGCTGGCCACGGAGGAGATAACGCTCCCCGACTACTTCCACAACACCCACGCCATCTATCACCTGATGGCGGATTACGCTCCCCCGATCAAGGACTTCGAGCTTGCGGAGAGGTATGACCTCGAATACATCCACCCCGAGCTCGAGTGGGCCATGCCCCTAAGCGACGGCAACAGCCTGTGCATCTACCAGGATGTGGAGAAGACCTGCCAGTCGATAGCCAAATTCTCCAAAAAGGATGCGGACAGCTACCGCGAAATGAGCCAGCGGTTCTACACTATCGTTAACGATTTCATCGGCCCGGCCACCTACTGCGCTGCGATGCCGCCCCTGGAGCAGGTAATAGAGCTGGACAAGACCGATGTGGGGAAAGACATCAACGAACTCACCGAGCAGACCCCAGAGGAGATCATAGACGAGCTTTTCGAGAACGATGTGGTTAAGACACTTATGCTCTACATCGCCTGTCACTGGGGCCTCCAGTACGACGCCTCCGGGGCAAGCTACATGGTGCCCCTGCTCATCAACCGGGCAACCAACTACCGCCTCGTAAGGGGTGGGTCCCACCGCCTCTCCAATGCCCTTACCAAGTACATGCTGGAGTTCGGCGGGGAGATCCTCACCAGTGCCCAGATCAAGCGGATTATCGTGGAGGGCGGAACGGCAAAGGGTGTGGAACTAGACGGCGGTATCAAGTACATGGCAAATAAGGCGGTAATCAGCACCATTGATACCCACCAGACGTTTCTCCAGCTCGTCGGCAAGGACAACCTGGATGCAACTCTCGTGGAGAAGATCGAGGCATGGGAGTGGGAGCACTGGAGCCTGTGCCACCTTCACCTGGCGATGGAGGAGCCCCCGCAATTCGCCGCGGCGGCCAACAACCCGGATATCGATAATGCCTTTATCTACGTGCTGGGATTCGAGAACAGCGAGGACCTGAAAAAGCACTGGGATGCCATGATAAATGACAATACAATGGTGGAGCCGGAGGGTTTCAACTGCTGCTTCCCCAGCGTCCACGACCCTTACCAGGCGCCACCGGGAAGGTGCTCCGGCCTCATCTCGCAGATGGCCCCGTATGAACTTAACGGGGACAAGGAGAAGTGGCTCCGCATGAAGTTCAAGGAGGAGCGCGCCGAGAAATTACTGGAAGTCCTTCAGAAATATGCCCCCAACATGACGAAGGACAAGGTGCTGTGGTGGAATATGACCACCCCCGCCGACATCGAAAACAAGTTCGTCAATATGGTGAAAGGCTCGATAAAACAGGGGGCCTACGACTCGACGCAGATGGGCTACTGGCGCCCCAACGATGACTGCCCCAACCACAGGACGCCGATAAATAACCTGTACCTGGGTGGGGCAAGCAGCTATCCCGGCGGCCTGGTCACCTTCGGTGCGGGGTACGGCACGGCCAACGTGGTGGCCGAGGATACCGGTGCGGACAAATGGTGGCCGGAGCCCGATCATGTAACCGCCGCCCGCGCAAAGGGCATGCCCCTGTAATATGGACCGGTTAAGAGCCTTATCGTACACAGCGGGAACGAAGTACGACGCGATCGTGGTGGAGGCCAGCCCGTCAGGCGGCGCCTGCATCGCCCTGCTACATGGTTGGGGGTGCCCTGGATGACATCACTTTCGCCACAGTCCTTGCTAGCTAAGGAGCGCTAACTATGGAATTCTATGAAGAGTTGAAGGCAGATATTGGGAAGGAGGGGGAGCGGCTAGTTGCCGTTGATGAGGTGTGCAAGCCGATGATCAGGCACTGGTGCGAAGCGATGCAGGATGGCAATCCCTTGTATACCGACGAAGAGTATGCCAGAAAAAGCAAGTATGGTGGTATTATCGCCCCACCCACTATGGTGCTGACATGGACTATGCCCCCACTATGGCCTCCGACGGATCGGCCACCGCATCCCTTTGAGCAGTTTTTAGAGAAGCTCGATAAAGCTGGCTTCTATGGGATACTCATCACCAATGTGGCCCAGAAATATTTGCGGCCGCTATTTCCTGGGGACCATATAAACTTCACGTATAAGGTTACTGATGTGTCACCGGAGAAAAAGACGAGCTTGGGAAGTGGTCACTTCGTGACCACGACCTTCGTCTTCAATAATCAAAAAGGGGAGACGGTTGCCACCCAAAGTCTTACCGTCTTGAAGTATCGCATCGGAGCCTAAGGCGCTAGAACTAATATAATAGAATAGAGAGGTAAAGATGGCTTGGAAATCCCTTTGCTGGGAGGATGTTGAGGAAGGACAAGAGCTTCCCACAGTAACTAAGGATATTACCTGTACCACGGTAATCGCTGGCGCTATAGCTAGCAGGGACTTTACCCCCGTACATCACGACCGTGACTTTGCCCAAAAAGCGGGCCTGAAGGACTTCTTTCTGAACAACGCGACCATCTGTGGATTCTCGGGTAAGTACTTGACCGACTGGACAGGACCTGAGGGAGAGCTAAAAGAGATATCATTTCGCATTGCGACACCCTGCTTCCCCGGTGATACCATGACAATGACCGGCAAGGTGGTCAAAAAATACACCGAGGGAGACCAGCACCTGGTGGATGTGGAATATGAGTTCGCTGTTCCACAGGGGCGCAACTGCGGTGGAACAGGAACCATTGCTCTGCCTACCCGAGGGCACAAACTGACTTGACAACCTGATGATCAGGGAAGTTAGGCTGCACTGGGGCTCAGCTGAATAGAGTGAGAAGGAGATGCACATGGCTGAAAGAGTGGCGATCGTGGCAGTAGCCCAGACCAAATACCACCCCAACAGGGCTGATGTAAGTGAGGAGGAACTGGCGTATGAGGCAATAAAGCAAGTGCTGGAGGAGACGGGACTCACCCTGTCCGACATGGAGTCAGCCATAACTTGCTGCCAGGATGCCTACGATGGCAGGACGATAGCGAGCTTGAGTCTCCAGCGCGTTGTGGGAGCGCATTTCGGGCATGAATTGACCGTAGCTGAAGATGGAATCAATGCCGCCTACGTTGCCATGGCAGAGGTCCTCTCCGGCCACTTTGAGACCGTCCTGCTTGTGTCTCATATGAAGGAATCTCAGGCTGAAAAGAGCGTGATTGAAAATTGTGCCTTCGATGCCATTCTCATGAGGCAGCTGGGTTTGGACTATACCTCAGCCGCTGCCCTGCAGGCCAGGCGCTATATGGACAGGTACGGTATTACACCTGAGCAGTGCGCTAAAGCGGTGGTCAGGAACCGCCGCAATGCCAGGAACAATCCCTTTGCCCAGGAGCCCATGGATGTTACGGTGGACGATGTCATCGGATCGAGGATGCTGGCATCCCCCATCAGGCTCCTCGATACCAAACCGATATCGGATGGTGCATGTGCCATGATTATGACTACAGAGGAAAAGGCTAAAAAGCTTACCAAGAAGCTGGTATGGATAGCGGGGGGGTCGAACTGCTATGAGACACACTACCTGGGAGACCGGGAACTGGCCGATTGTGACGCTCTGGTGAAGGCTGCCAAGAAGGCCTACAGCATGGCGGGCATCAATGATCCTTTGAGCCAGATAGATGTGGCTGAGATATCCACGGAGTATTCCTACCAGGAGCCCCTATGGCTGGAGGGGCTTGGTTTCTGCGGCCGCGGCGAGGGAGGCAAGCTGGTTGATTCCAGAACGCTTGAGATGGGCGGCCAGCTTCCGGTGAACCCCTCGGGAGGGGTGCTTCCCGGCAACCCGAATGGTGTAGCGGGTATGGCACGCATCGCTGAGGCAGTATTGCAGCTCCGCGGCGAAGCGGGTGCTGGACAGGTGGAGGGAGCCAAGGTAGCCCTTGCACATGGCTATACCGGGATCTGCGGGCAGCATCAAGCGGTGATGATTCTAGCTAACATGTAGCGGGAGGTAGATATGGCTGGTAGAGTAGCAATAGTAGGAGTCGGACAGACCCGCCACACTAGTAGACGGGACGATGTTAATCTGCCGGAGATGGTCGGTGAAGCAGTGAGGGCAGCCCTGGCCGATGCCCAATTGAGCATAAAGGATATTGAGGCTTTCATCTTCAGTAATATGGAGTCCTTTGAGGGAATCCTTCTGCCCGATCATGGGATGATTACTGAAGTCGGTGCAATAGGAAAGCCCGGTCTGAAAGTCACTGGTGGCGGCACGACCGGATCCGAGGCCGTTGGCGAGGCCTGCAATCTGGTCTCCGCGGGCCTATATGACATAACCATGGTAGTAAGCTGGCAAAAGCACG is a genomic window of Dehalococcoidia bacterium containing:
- a CDS encoding NAD(P)/FAD-dependent oxidoreductase codes for the protein MEANYDVIIIGGGPNGLTTACYLSKAGLKVLLLEKRYELGGGLATEEITLPDYFHNTHAIYHLMADYAPPIKDFELAERYDLEYIHPELEWAMPLSDGNSLCIYQDVEKTCQSIAKFSKKDADSYREMSQRFYTIVNDFIGPATYCAAMPPLEQVIELDKTDVGKDINELTEQTPEEIIDELFENDVVKTLMLYIACHWGLQYDASGASYMVPLLINRATNYRLVRGGSHRLSNALTKYMLEFGGEILTSAQIKRIIVEGGTAKGVELDGGIKYMANKAVISTIDTHQTFLQLVGKDNLDATLVEKIEAWEWEHWSLCHLHLAMEEPPQFAAAANNPDIDNAFIYVLGFENSEDLKKHWDAMINDNTMVEPEGFNCCFPSVHDPYQAPPGRCSGLISQMAPYELNGDKEKWLRMKFKEERAEKLLEVLQKYAPNMTKDKVLWWNMTTPADIENKFVNMVKGSIKQGAYDSTQMGYWRPNDDCPNHRTPINNLYLGGASSYPGGLVTFGAGYGTANVVAEDTGADKWWPEPDHVTAARAKGMPL
- a CDS encoding MaoC/PaaZ C-terminal domain-containing protein translates to MAWKSLCWEDVEEGQELPTVTKDITCTTVIAGAIASRDFTPVHHDRDFAQKAGLKDFFLNNATICGFSGKYLTDWTGPEGELKEISFRIATPCFPGDTMTMTGKVVKKYTEGDQHLVDVEYEFAVPQGRNCGGTGTIALPTRGHKLT
- a CDS encoding MaoC family dehydratase N-terminal domain-containing protein → MEFYEELKADIGKEGERLVAVDEVCKPMIRHWCEAMQDGNPLYTDEEYARKSKYGGIIAPPTMVLTWTMPPLWPPTDRPPHPFEQFLEKLDKAGFYGILITNVAQKYLRPLFPGDHINFTYKVTDVSPEKKTSLGSGHFVTTTFVFNNQKGETVATQSLTVLKYRIGA
- a CDS encoding thiolase family protein gives rise to the protein MAERVAIVAVAQTKYHPNRADVSEEELAYEAIKQVLEETGLTLSDMESAITCCQDAYDGRTIASLSLQRVVGAHFGHELTVAEDGINAAYVAMAEVLSGHFETVLLVSHMKESQAEKSVIENCAFDAILMRQLGLDYTSAAALQARRYMDRYGITPEQCAKAVVRNRRNARNNPFAQEPMDVTVDDVIGSRMLASPIRLLDTKPISDGACAMIMTTEEKAKKLTKKLVWIAGGSNCYETHYLGDRELADCDALVKAAKKAYSMAGINDPLSQIDVAEISTEYSYQEPLWLEGLGFCGRGEGGKLVDSRTLEMGGQLPVNPSGGVLPGNPNGVAGMARIAEAVLQLRGEAGAGQVEGAKVALAHGYTGICGQHQAVMILANM
- a CDS encoding NAD(P)/FAD-dependent oxidoreductase; translated protein: MPDETFDAVIVGGGTTALFTAMYLMKYGGMSVGIFERRHEIGGCMATEEAAAPGFRGNTHATMMFDWYHLPFYRDFPEFWDYGNQHDQYLCSDGATFRKDQTCIAIYSRKHDPSQERTAKEIARFSERDAEQWLKFWNVWTSDEALRVQIDRLFMPAEDRAAPETMERQLALYPKLVEAGFTPDSLYLAASHLRSMKEMWESPELQYCIARIVLSGAFDVNHTGVGAETIGYAMQLPGLGFCRGGTHQIAHAAHKILVAGGVKFFTHAEVDKVIIENGTAKGIRLTDGTEIKARKLVLSTLNPRQLCFDLIGREHLDDKTARRVELTEATFGCLMWYSFACHERPKYEAAAFNPDINETFWLGLAETPDPDHIARETYFMKLGLWPPPEDFCPTVWSHSMVDPSYAPRGKFVCNNEQVGPPASAHTEREWLKIKKWYAEELIKLWSKHAPNMNWDNIIGYDPNTPYDNLRMKNLAPNGAMSGDDRPTYQSFENRPTPELANHRTPIKNLYCTGGSWWVGTNIGGSESYNCYRIIAKDLNLGKPWEEKGKEDPDSLVEQMWIQDKKKRDTFKRDDLKSTS